A stretch of DNA from Osmerus eperlanus unplaced genomic scaffold, fOsmEpe2.1 SCAFFOLD_437, whole genome shotgun sequence:
AGCAAGCAGCCAGGTTAAGCCCTGGAAACAGGGTGTTTAGACTCTTTAGCCAATCAGCGACTTAAATTAAGCACTTATGTGCTGGAACGCTTAAGAAACCAGCAGACACAGCGGCCCAACAGGATTTGAGTTTGAGACACAAATAAAAGGGTGTATTTTGTAGAATAACTCCACTACTTCCTCCTTATACGGGCACAGAGTGTGAGTTTCACTTGGTGAGGACCTGGATCATTTGTAACTTGGCATCCAGAATTTGTCCAGGTGCCTGTGCCTCTCTGGTTGATTTATCTTGCTTGCTCGGATAACGAACGCAGTGGATTGTAACCAGATTGGCCCGTTGTGTTTATCCGTTTCAAAGGTGCAGAGTATTAGAGGCATTGATTATGCTGCTGGACCAGTTCCCAGTCTGACAGAGATAAAAGATAGCTCTATCACAGCCAGAATCCAATATTAGCTGTTTGTTCCATGCAGTTCCTTGCACCTAGCTGCCCAGGATTATGGGAGGTGCGTGGGGGTTTTGGGGCCTGTTGTAGACTTTGTCCAGCTGATAGGAGAGAGGCCTTTCACTGAGGTAGTGTTTTTGCCTGCTCCTTGGAGCAGAGTTCAGTGTTTAACTAAGGAGACTCTGTCACAGaccgaggaggagggtggggcggTGTGTGGGCAACAAAGCCAGCTGTACAGTACTTTGAGAACAAGTTAGGATGGGGTCAACCGTCAGAACCAGTGTTGCCAAGTGCAGAGGAATATTTCAATATTTGTTTCTCAATTCCACGCACCACGCCCGCCCCCCAACTTCTCAATCGCTGACAACCACGCCCCCAGGGCCTATGCAAAATCTGCCAACACTGTCTTCTGAAGTCAcgtctagttattgtgagagcAAGAGTTGTTACATTCACGTTGTATTCTAACCGATAAATACCCattctgtctgacaggaagtgggCACTGTCAAACCGTCTGATTGGTGGGTTTCAATGTTTTGGCTATTTTGCCGATGGTCTCAGCTGTGCCACTGTTTTGGCCGTCTCATCCTCATCATGCTCTTGGTAACGGGGTGAATTTCAGGCCAGATTCTCTGTCCCTGTTTTTTGACTGGCCTTTCCACACAGCTGGAGGAATGAGTGCAAGCAGGCCACTCTGCCAGCTCCTTTAACCCCCAAGACTCTTCATGTGTCTTCAGCTGTGGTGAAACACATGAAGAATCCCAGGTCTTCATTATTGGTTTATGTTGTGGCAAAATTTTGTTGTGgttaaaaaatatttcacagaaaTATTCAAAAATGATTTCTCGTGTTATAATCATCGTTTATTTTAGGTAGGGTAAAGGTCAGTTTTCCTATTAGCGATTAGTCGATGACTAACATAggggaaatcagctgtgtgttgTCAGCTGGGCTTGGACTTTGTATTTGCTTTAGCTGTACGTGCTCTGAGCTCTGTTCGGTTATATGGTTACTTCACTTGCCCGATAAGATGAGATCCTTATTTTTGGCAATCCTTTGAGATCAGATATATGGCTGTGTCATAAGAGAAAGAGTCCCTAACGTATTTTGTGGTGAGCATTGAGGGGCTAAAATAGCCACTGTAAACTGGTGTGTGCCATGCCATGGGTATTGGTTTTGCATTTGCTCAGATTTGCTGCTGGTTGCCCTCAACAGCTCAAGCTAGGTTTTGGAACAGTTAGTAGCCAGTTGACCAGCTCAAACCAGCTCCCAGCTGGACATGGTTTGACCAGCTCAAGCTATGTTTTGAAACAGCTAGTAGAGGAGTTGCCAGCACTAGCTGTTTGACCAGTTCAAGTCCAGCTCAATGTCTAAGCTTTTCATACTGCAGGGTGTATATTTGCTAGGCTGTTGTTAGCATGTGCACATTGGTTCAAACTGGTTTGGTActgttgtgttgttttttctttgttttggaATCAAAGTCCAGAGTGGCTCCTGAATTTGTGCAACTTTTGGGAAAGCTGCCAGTTGGCAGGCTGGCCAGAGAGCATTACCCAAATGCTAGAGTGCCACCCCTAAATTTCCCCCAAAATTTCACCCTCCCACTGCTTTATTCATGTTCAACACCTAATGCAGTAAAGTGGTTTCACAACAGGCGTGTTTGACTTGCTGCTGGGGCTTGTGTGCATAGCTCATCAGCTCAGTACATGTTCTGTGTGCGTACATCATCAATTCCGACTGAGTGGCAGGTGGAGGTCCCACACTTTTGTGCCGGCGATTTGGCCGAGGCATTTAAGCAGGCTAACTGGAcattccctctcctcactccgcAAGGCACACATCATAATAAACCCTTTCAAGAGTATGGAATGTTATTTTAAGTTAGTCTTCTAGAACTTGAAACTAGATTGTCATATCCACATTAGAATGTTCTAATGTGCTAACATTCTACTCACATATTTGTGACCTCATGCCTTAAGGTTAGATTTAAACAGCCATTTTCAGAAAGGTTAGGGAACAACACCCTTGTTTAACGGGACTGCCATGTAATTGCAGGAGTACACAGATATGGCATATCAGTGCCACGATAACGTTGTACCAGttccaagaaaaaaaagaggtcGCTTGTGATAAGCATGCATAATTTATCCTGTATCTACAGTTCAGATACCTGGCTGTAGCCCATCCTTTTGATAATGTTTGAAAAACGAGGGCTACTTGACCAGTAATATTGATGACATTATGGCTTCTTTCCAAAACTGGTCAAATCAGGAGCCCAGATCTGTAATTATCGATGACATGAATAGAGATTAATTTAAGGTCATGAAAGGACCAATAACATTTTTTTTGCGCTGTTGATAACAAACCCGAAGGACAAGCACTTCTATGCTGTATATGTTGCTGTGAGGATTCCCTTTCTAATGGGGATATAGGCACTTGgactaaggcagtggttctctcactcactttaacctcATACTCATTGTTTTATTTCATGTCCAATGTGCTAGAATAGAttgtcaaaacaacaaaaatgGTGTCACTCTCAAAATACCTACAGGCTGCACTGTGTATAGTACTCTCCACTGTAGATACATTTCTGCAGTGAAGCGGTCTCACACTACACTGGGTTCTTCTCTTTTGTGTTCCCAGCTCATTAAGACGCACAACCTGCTGCCCAGCCGGAACTACATCTTTGGCTACCATCCCCATGGCATTTTGTGCTTCGGGGCTTTCTGTAACTTTGGGACGGAGGCCACAGGCTTCTCCAAGAAATTCCCTGGAATTAGGCCCTCCCTGGCAACCCTGGCTGGAAACTTCCGGATGCCGGTGCTGAGGGACTATTTGATGTCTGGAGGTGAGCGGAGTTTGGGGGATTTCTCAGTGGACAGGAGGTAATTGGGCTATTCCGAGGAGGTGCCTTCACCAACATTGCAGAAGCCCGTTCTGTTTGCCATTCAGTAGTAAAGCCGGTGTTATTAATCAGAGAGCTACGTCACTGCAATAAGTCACTAAGTCAGGTAGCCAGCACACCaacctgtcagtcagtcagtacaCGTGACAGACATAAATGTTGAGTGACTGACAGGCAGATTCTACAATCAGACCTACATTACCTATTTCTGGGGCTGCTTAGCTAGAGACAAAAATGATACAACATCTATCAGTAACAAAACTGCTGCCTCAACAAAAGCTCTATCAGGGACCTCTGAGCTTTGTCCTTCGTGCAGCTGCACAGACATCCTCTGCACGTGTGCTGCTGCCTATGGCTGCATGGGCCTGTTGACATTTGGCTTGTTTGTGTATTGATCAAAGCTCAGAAACTATTCCCTCGTGCCTCTTTATTTAAGAAAGAGAAGACCCACATTTTGAGCCCTGCTTATTAGCTTGCCTTTGTAGTGAAAACGAGCAAATTCACCAATTGTCAGCAAATTATTTTTGAATATATCATTATAAAAGATCTTATTAATGTTGGATTAGTTGGATTAGTGTTAAGACTCCATGCAGATGAAGAGTGATATATCAGTAGGTAGTTACATAGTACTGTGAGAAAAATTTAAAATGTTGCTGGCTGCTAACTTTACTGCTACGTTAACTCAGGCATCTGTCCGGTGAACCGAAACTCCATCGACTACATCCTGTCCCGGAACGGAACGGGCAATGCCGTGGTCATTGTCGTTGGGGGAGCGGCAGAGTCCCTGAACTGTGCTCCCGGCGTGAATTCTGTCACCCTGAAGAAGCGCAAGGGATTTGTGAAACTGGCCCTGCAACAGGGGTAAGACTGCAgcgaaaaaacaaacaaacaaacaaacaaacaaacaaacaaacaaacaaacaatcactCTCTTCACTGGCTAACCcttctcagctgtgtgtgtgcctgaataTGTGTGAGTTTTCACGTTCTATGATGTGTCTGTAGGCATTCTCTACACCaattgagtgagtgtgtgtgtgtgtgtgtgtgtgtgtgtgtgtgtgtgtgtgtgtgtgtgtgtgtgtgtgccagaaccATGACTCAGACCACAGGGTTAAAGAGGGGTGACTCAGCACTATTAAGCCTCAGGTTACAGGGGATGACCCAGCAAAGCTGCTGCCAGTGCTCAGGTCTTTGAGATGAAGCGTTGGTGACTGCAGATGCTCAATACTTTGGCTCCTTTGTCAATGAATCAAAGCCAGCCTGGCAGCGTATTGTTGGAAATACACAATATTCCATGGTCAAAGAAGATTATGAGTTAATGCTTTCCAAACTAATTATTTGTCCTCGTCTTCTGTATTCGCTTAGTTTGTCTAGACCAGGTCATTTGCCAAAATGTGGGGGTTTGGGAAAACAGGAGAggcagctgcagtgtgtgtagcAGAGCCTACTTTAGATAGTGTGGCCATTGTTCCTAGCAGAACTGGGTCATATATGTAATTGTTTCGGATTCAAATACTTTTCTGTGCTCGATTGATCTTGCCTGGTGCAACTGAGCCATAGGAGGACCATAAGGCAGGGATCACTCTTAAGCTCAGTAAAGCATAGAAATGTTACTTGAATCCAAAACAATTCCGTATTTGACCCAGGTCTGGTTCCTAGGTCAGTGTGAAGTACTGCTGGGGCAGTAGGGGTGTGGTTCTCCTGACGGTTTTGGAGCGAAGTGTTTAATTTTGGCGCTGTTTTCCGACAGGGCTGACCTGGTGCCTGTGTATTCGTTTGGGGAGAACGAGGTCTACAAGCAGCTGATCTTCGAGGAGGGCACGTGGTGGCGGCTGGCTCAGAGGAGACTGCAGAAGCTGATTGGGTTTGCGCCCTGCTTGTTCCATGGCTGCGGCCTGTTTCTCCGACGACACCTGGGGCCTGGTGCCTTACTGTAAACCCATCACCACTGTTGGTGAGTAACCTTCACCTGGCGCCTGGTGCCTTACTGTAAACCCATCACCACTGTCGGTGAGTGGCCTCTTCCTGGGCCCTGGTGCCTTACTGTAAACCCATCACTATTGTCAGTGAGTGACCTTCACCTGGGGCCTGGTGCCTTACTGTAaacccatcaccaccaccttgACCTGGAAGTCAGGTGTGAATAGTCTGGCTGATCAGTACCACAGATTGTTAAGTTAATTACTCGGGAGAAAAGCAAACTAGGGCTGGAATTTCTGTCATGTACAAGCACAACCCCTTTTCTGTGTGTCTTATTTACATGCTAGAACAATAACAAACAATATTAGGCGATATCAAGAAATTGTGCTGCTCACAAAATTAAGTTTTAAGCAAGAGCCTGGAGCTgaatcacagcaggcttacacaGTCAACACTGTCCACCGTAAATATTTGCAGTGACCAAGGTCAAGTTCACATTAATGTTTAACATCTGTTAGAAGTATCAAGCATCAACCGGCTCTGAATAACCATCAGGTacgctttttgttgttgttattttgttcaatatttattttttttaaatgggccTTGTCGCTAAGGTGCTGGGCTGGAAGGTCGGTGGTTCAAGCCCCAGTGCGGACACAATATGATCAGTTGGGTCCTTGAGTTATGCTCTTAACCTCACATTGCTCCAGGGGAGATTGGCCCCAGTCTGTCCTGCTATAAAACCTGAACATTGAGCTGGTCAGTCTGCTCATAAGCTGGGTATGAGCTGGGTATGAGCTAGTCAACCAGCATGGCCAAGCTGGTCATGAAGCAGGTCTAGCTGGGTATGAGCTGGGTATGAGCTGGTCAACCAGCATGGCCAAGCTGGTCATAAAGCAGGTCTAGCTGGGTATGAGCTGGTCAACCAGCTAGTGCTCGTAGCTTGTCTGAGCTGGTAGCTGTTTCAAAACATAGCTTGAGCTGGTCAACCGATGTCAAGCTGGGAGCTGGTCTGAACTAGTCAACCAGCTAAACTATGTCGAGCTGGGAGCTGGCCGCTTTAGATAATTTAGATAAGCCAATTTCAAACAGCTTTTCGAATGTCTGTGTTTCAGTTGGGGAGCCCATCACCGTGCCTAAGATCGAGGAGCCCAGCCAGGAAGTGGTGGACCAGTACCACGCCATGTACATCAGCTCCCTGGTCAAGCTCTTCGACAAGTACAAGGTCCGCTTCGCCCAGAAGGATAGCGTCCTAGAGGTCCAGTGAGGGGGGGGCTTTGGGACCTCCAACAGAGAACTGTGCTGCCTAGCTCaaacacccaccccctccccctgccccccattcAAGTGCCTGGCTGAGATCTGGAccttctttatatgtatgtgtatggtaCATTGCATGGTACACAACCTGTGGCAAGCAAAAAAACTCCCATCTGATTGAAAAAGAgcataataaatatataataatttgTTATTTAGCTGACACCtttttccagagcgacttacagttgattagactaagccCCCCGGAGCATTGTaggttaagggccttgctcaaggggCCAGCAGCTGTGCAGATCTAATCATGGCTCCACCAGGGATCGAACCACCGACCATCCGGGTCCCAGTGAGGTACCATAGCCACTATGCTACAGGCTGCCCAATCATGTtcttttattttccttttttgaAGACCCGAGACGTGCCCCTGTGCATCGCCGGCGCTTATTAGCGAACGCATTCGGCAAAACCTTCTTTTATCCCCCTCATTTCGTTTCGTCCTTGTTCACCGAGAGGACCGCAGATGTTTTGAGCGACCAGCTTCCGGCAATTGTAAAGTTTTGTTATCCCCAAGTGCGATTTCGAGTGTTTGTATTATGTCTGCCACTAAGTGGTACTATATTATTTGGCTTCACCGGCTTACAGGCCTTAAATTCACACAGCAGTTGAAGACCGTCCTCATCCAGTATATACATGCCATACGCTTGCTATTTTGTCATTAACCCAGGTTGTacatttcttttttattttatgccTTAGAGACAAGCCCCAAGTAAATACTATAAACTATGTGATTCCTCAACTGACTGCCTTTCTGAGCTATTGTTAGGGTATCAACATTAGAATCATCACACTCATTAAATGCCCATATTAAGCAGACAATAGTAAACTGTCTTTATTTCAAGTCAACAAAAGAAACAAGAACAATTTTGGCATGCCCAGTCATAGAGTTTGATTAAGCGTGATTTGTTTTTGACTGTggccctttttcttttttaaaaaaAGCACAAACAATGCAATATCAAAGGTTTCGCCTCACAAAAGCAGCCACTGTTGCTCGCGTATGTCAAGGCAAAGCTAGGGATCACCCTTTTCTGCAATAATTATATTGAACTAAATGTAATTTTAAGATAAATATATGCATATTGTGATGCATATCCACAGTACAGGTTATTATGCAATACCATGAATGTTTTAATTGtaagcagaggtgtgtgtgtgtgtgtgtgtgtgtgtgtgtgtgtaagagagagagagagagagagggagatagtcgGGGTCTTTCCTTTGTGTGAGGAAATAATCCCATTATTTTTCAATGGAAGCAAAGCAATTTTCCTTGCAATTATTTGTTTTGTCTTAATGTGATTCCGTTTTCTTCGAAGGAAATCTATCTTTGCAATGCAAAGATTCCTCCCAGAAAACACACTAAAATGTTAAAACATGAATTAGATTTAGTTCGAAAATGTCCCCTTTATTATTTCCCCTGAAATATTGCTCTGTTTCTTGTCAGTAATTATTGTACAAAATGAGATCTGGTTGAaatgatgaggtgtgtgtgtgtgtttgtgtgtgtgtgtgtgtgtgtgtgtgtgtgtgtgcgtgcgcgtgcgcgtgcgcgtgcatgtgtgtgtgattgtaagGGCATGTCTGTGCAGTTCTTGAATGTGATGAAGACAGTTCTGGGGAATGTTGATTCAAAAGATGATGGGATTTTTCCACAAAGGAACAGCATTAGCTAGGGAAAGGAAATGAACAATCCGGAACATTTTATTGTATAACACCTGTTTTGAATGTTTTCTAAATCTGCCAAAAACAACCCAAAAAAAAACCCAATGCCTTAAAGTATTTAATGGTCACTGCCAGGGCAAACACAGAAGCCATTTTGAAGTTTCCCCTGAAAAGCTGAAACTGTTCTTGTGAATATATTTATGCATGTCTGCtattttttgtttcatgtaGGAGGTGTTATGGCTATTTTCTAAGTGTTTACAAATCCTGAAAGGGTGATTGTGTCATGGAAATGTCATTCTGAGTTTCCTCATTGAATTCTGCCGAGTGACACGTGCCTTCCTCTAATTTAAGTGCAATAAAAATGATAACATGCGACTCGCCTTTCAGGCTCTATATGTTTTTATATTCTGCTTTTCGAAATtaattttctttctttatttatttgtgttctGAAAATAAATGGACGGACAATACTTTTTTATGATAatgtcacccccacccccaccccccacccccttcctacAGATAGTGCTTCTAAACTCTCTGTCTACTCCGGCCTGCCAATCAAGTACAACATTGTGACCTGCGTTTAAATCCCTGATTTAAGGATTTATTTTCAAAGTCTCCGTAAGTATTTGGACAGTGATACGTTTTTTCTTGTTTGTGATCTAAAATTGGGCTGACTATGTATAACAACGGCTACACTTCTTACCAGTTCAATATGGATGTAAGCACCCTCAAATTGAAGCTAAACGTCTGCACTTTAACGACATGGTGACTATTTTATTTAAACTGTTTGTTTGCTGGAGTACAGAGCG
This window harbors:
- the LOC134016181 gene encoding LOW QUALITY PROTEIN: diacylglycerol O-acyltransferase 2-like (The sequence of the model RefSeq protein was modified relative to this genomic sequence to represent the inferred CDS: deleted 1 base in 1 codon), producing the protein LIKTHNLLPSRNYIFGYHPHGILCFGAFCNFGTEATGFSKKFPGIRPSLATLAGNFRMPVLRDYLMSGGICPVNRNSIDYILSRNGTGNAVVIVVGGAAESLNCAPGVNSVTLKKRKGFVKLALQQGADLVPVYSFGENEVYKQLIFEEGTWWRLAQRRLQKLIGFAPCLFHGCGLFLDDTWGLVPYCKPITTVVGEPITVPKIEEPSQEVVDQYHAMYISSLVKLFDKYKVRFAQKDSVLEVQ